Within Bacillota bacterium, the genomic segment TACCCAGATTCTTGTTGAAGCAGCCTGGTTTCGCGCTACTCCTCAACCTCGACTCCCATGCTCCTGGCCGTGCCGGCAATCATACGCATGGCAGCATCGACATCAAAGGCATTTAGATCACGCATCTTGAGCTCTGCAATCTCCCTGAGTTTTGCCCTTGATAGCTTCGCGACCTTTTCCCTGTTGGGTTTGCCCGACCCCTTTTCGATCCCTGCCGCCTTTTTGATCAGGAAGGAGGCGGGGGGCGTCTTCAGGATAAAGGTAAAGGAACGGTCCTCATAGATCGTAACCTCAACCGGGATTATAGTGCCGGCATCCGCTGCCGTTTTCTCGTTAAAGGACCTGACGAACTCCATTATATTGATCCCGTATGGTGCCAGCGCAGGCCCAACAGGTGGAGCCGCCGTCGCCTTACCCGCAGGAATCTGAACTTTTACTACAGCTGTTACCTTCTTTTTAGGCATTGACCCGATGCCTCCTTGGTTCCTACCACTATGTCTTTATGTCTTCTATATCTTCTCCACCTGGGCAAAGTCCAGCTCTACGGGAGTCTCTCGCCCGAACATAGATACCAAGACCCTGATCTTTGCCTTGTCAGGGTGGACTTCCTCGATAACCCCTGAAAAGTGCTGGAATGGCCCGGTCACTACCTTCACTGTCTCCCCGACCGAGAAATCCACCCTCGGCCTTGCCTCCTCGACGCCCATTTGCTTGAGGATCAACCTCACCTCGTCATCCCGGAGGGGTATAGGCTTCGAACCCGAACCGACAAACCCGGTGACGCCCGGGGTATTCCTCACGACGTACCAGGAATCGTCCTCCATAATCATCTCGACCAGCACGTATCCGGGAAATACCTTCTTCTTTGAAATCTTCTTCTTGCCATCCTTGATCTCGTACTCTTCCTCGGTCGGGACCAGGACCCTGAAGATTTTGTCCTCCTTTTCCATGGTCTTCACGCGACGCTCAAGGTTGGCCTTCACCTTATTCTCGTAACCGGAATAGGTGTGTATAACATACCATTTCTTGTTAGGATTATCAGTCTCTGGGGTTGAGCTTTGAACTTCGACGTCTAGATCGTTCATGGCTTGCCCACCCCTCTCGTTTCAGGTTCTCATTACTTTATAATTAACCTTAATATCTGTGAAAATACCAGATCAATCAGACCTATAAAGGCGGCCACAATCATTACCGATATAATAACGATCACCGTATATGATATGAGCTCCTTGCGGTTCGGCCATGCAACCTTCTTGAGTTCGGCCCTGACATCCCTCAGGAACCTGCCTACGCGTCCCGCTGCGCGCCCTATGCGTCCTGTAACACTTGCAGCCTCCATACCGGTCCCCTTCCTCAAATCCGACTTACACGGGGTTGCCCCGACTTACGAGGGGTCTCGCCCGGCGACCCTCGCCTGGCGACCCGATCATGCGCCCGGATAACGCAGACAATGCCCGGACAATATAAACATAAACAATTTGGGGTATACTCCAATCTAGCGCATGTCACCCCTGTCGCCGCCATCGCCGCGCTTACCGCGCCTCTTTATGCAGGGTATGCTCCCTACAGAACTTACAGTACTTCTTCATCTCAAGCCTGTCAGGGTCGTTTCGCTTATTCTTGTTAGTCGTGTAATTTCTCCTCTTACATTTCGTGCACTCTAGCCTTATTCCCTCGCGCAATGCATACACCCCCGCCTAGCTCATAACATGCCACCCTTGAAACTTTAGCATATCCAACCCCAGGGTGTCAACATAAATAAAGCCTGCCTCATCATATCACCGGGAAGGACACCTCGTCCGGGGCCCGCTGCACGCGGCCTAAGCCGCCTCCGAACCACCGGGTTATAGACCGGGCAGGCGTCCTGCGCCTGGCAGGACATACACTCCGGTAACCTTGCTCGCAACCACTCACTCGTAACCATACCAGAAAAGAAAAAATGGAGCCCACAACCGGAATTGAACCGGTGACCCCATCCTTACCATGGATGTGCTCTACCTGCTGAGCTATGTGGGCATCTGGTAGCGGGGGCTGGACTTGAACCAACGACCTCCGGGTTATGAGCCCGACGAGCTACCAACTGCTCTACCCCGCGATGACATCTATGGAGCGGGAAACGGGATTCGAACCCGCGACATTCAGCTTGGAAGGCTGACGCTCTAGCCAACTGAGCTATTCCCGCATATAAACATGGTGGAGAGGAGTGGATTCGAACCACTGAAGGCTGAGCCAGCAGATTTACAGTCTGCCCCCTTTGACCAGCTCGGGAACCTCTCCACAGCCACCGTTTTGTTTTCGTCGTCTCGCCGGTGACAAAGATATTATAGCAAGGCCACCGCAAAAAGGCAAGAGGCATTTTTTGCCCGTCCGGCCTCCCTCAATGCCTTCTCCGGTTCGGCCCGCGCAGTTTTCTCCTCCGACAACATGGCTTTCTCGGCGAGATAATTCTTGAAGTCAGAAGAATGCGGCGCGGAAGCTACTTCAATATACCATAACCGATTATTCGATATAGGAGATATCTATTTACCGACGCTCCTCCCTACGAATGAATTCGGGGGCTACCGCGCTGGGAGAGATCGGTGTAGCTGGAGGAGATCGGTGTATCAAAGAGGCCAAGACACCTCTCTGCCGCTAGGGTAACTATCCCGAAAATGACCCAGTTGCTTCCAGAAGAGACATCTTCATTCTCTGTGGTGCCACAACGCGGCATGAGGGTCTAGCATGAAAACTCTGCCTCCTTTATGAGGCGGAGTCTTCACCTTTGTGATAATATTTCTCGAATTTGGTACAGCATAAAAGGAAGGATAAGGTTTAGTGTCGAAATAGCATTATGGGGTCCTGGGCCTCGCCAGCGCGGGCGCGCCCGCGGCGGTCAACTCGCAACCGGCCCTAGCGGGTCAGAATCGCGCCGGCATTGACACAATCCGTGGAACGAATGTCGCGCGGAGGCGGAGGGTGAATAGTAACTTCGACTTTGGAGTCACACTTCGCCCCTGTCGGTCGAATCACTGTAAGTAGAGCTAAGGGAAGGAGATAGCCTTAGTGAGGCTCCCTCGAAGATTGTTCCCATTATCATTCTCAATAGCGCTATTCGTCTTTTTGTTTGCAGGACTGTGTCCGGCTGTGTCAGCAGATGCGGGTGAACAGGGGGATATAATAGCGAAATTAAGCATAGACCTTAATAATGACGGTTATAACGAGAATATAGAAATTCTAAGAACTTCAGATATCGATATGTCCGTCAGATTAATACGGGGCACGAAAAATGGGCAGATTACTGATCTGTCCGAGGAACTACCTTTTGAACATCTTGCTGGCTTAACCGTCTACCCAATAATGGGAGCCACATACCCTCATGCGGTTGTCATTCAAGGTACTGCTGGGGCGCACCGATCATTTCTCAATGTTTATTATATCGGCGAAGATGGTAGGTTCTCAAAACTCTTCGAATGCAGCGGGGATGGTGGGGCCTCTCTCTTCGGCCCATTAGCGGGCGGTGGGTATGGGATAATGGTATGCAGTCGTTTATACGATACCTTGAATCGAGACGAAACCAAGTATTACCATTGGGATGGAAGTGAGTTTGTACTAGTCCGCAGGGAAATAGGATACCATTTTACGGGCAAGTTCGTGTACCCTAGAGATCCTGAGACCGTTGCAGCTGCATACGTCGAGGCAGCGGTATTAATCTAGACCATGAGTTGAAGCAATATATCGGAGCACGCTTTGATGATGAACGAGTCCGGCTTGAACGC encodes:
- the rpmG gene encoding 50S ribosomal protein L33 — its product is MREGIRLECTKCKRRNYTTNKNKRNDPDRLEMKKYCKFCREHTLHKEAR
- the secE gene encoding preprotein translocase subunit SecE, coding for MEAASVTGRIGRAAGRVGRFLRDVRAELKKVAWPNRKELISYTVIVIISVMIVAAFIGLIDLVFSQILRLIIK
- the nusG gene encoding transcription termination/antitermination protein NusG — translated: MNDLDVEVQSSTPETDNPNKKWYVIHTYSGYENKVKANLERRVKTMEKEDKIFRVLVPTEEEYEIKDGKKKISKKKVFPGYVLVEMIMEDDSWYVVRNTPGVTGFVGSGSKPIPLRDDEVRLILKQMGVEEARPRVDFSVGETVKVVTGPFQHFSGVIEEVHPDKAKIRVLVSMFGRETPVELDFAQVEKI
- the rplK gene encoding 50S ribosomal protein L11, producing MPKKKVTAVVKVQIPAGKATAAPPVGPALAPYGINIMEFVRSFNEKTAADAGTIIPVEVTIYEDRSFTFILKTPPASFLIKKAAGIEKGSGKPNREKVAKLSRAKLREIAELKMRDLNAFDVDAAMRMIAGTARSMGVEVEE